In a genomic window of Capsicum annuum cultivar UCD-10X-F1 unplaced genomic scaffold, UCD10Xv1.1 ctg1489, whole genome shotgun sequence:
- the LOC107875761 gene encoding transcription factor GAMYB has protein sequence MSITSETDDMMTSKVDIDSPDEASGGESVPLKKGPWTTVEDAILVDYVMTNGEGNWNAVQRHSGLARCGKSCRLRWANHLRPDLKKGAFTPEEERRILELHAKMGNKWARMAAELPGRTDNEIKNYWNTRIKRRQRAGLPVYPPDISFLANQNKQNEELGAFSSVDAQNSNVLGINNFEIPAVEFKNLQLDHLLYPPPLGEIPAVSSFLAQGHRAPYGSTYLLSTMHPSKRIRGSESMFSGSNGDLLLSSSQYHNGGSLLAQPLGFSSYNHHLTYDDDRSFSSVVHGGHACLNGNSSSSEPTWAMKLELPSLQNQTANWGSPPSPLPSLESDDILIQSPPAGNSESGSLSPSNSGLLDAVLYESQTMKASNDNSHQGKETSGDAVNKGWESYGDPVSPLHHFSASVFGEYTPVNGSSLHEFPSVATMPGCKIKKEIGDLAPLDENDDSLNQTIFSSPKTQHAKNSLALKEVISSGFFDDCGWDCKQIRAVATSSGQACGRSSWDAMSAV, from the exons ATGAGCATCACAAGTGAAACCGATGATATGATGACATCCAAAGTTGACATAGATTCGCCAGATGAAGCTAGTGGTGGAGAAAGTGTACCACTTAAAAAAGGTCCCTGGACTACTGTGGAAGATGCGATTTTAGTGGATTATGTCATGACAAATGGTGAAGGGAACTGGAATGCTGTCCAGAGGCATTCAGGACTTGCTCGTTGTGGTAAAAGTTGCCGTTTGCGGTGGGCAAATCACCTGAGACCAGATTTAAAGAAAGGTGCATTCACTCCAGAGGAAGAGCGGCGGATACTTGAACTACATGCTAAGATGGGAAACAAATGGGCACGAATGGCTGCTGAG TTGCCTGGCCGCACAGATAATGAGATAAAGAATTACTGGAACACCAGAATAAAGAGACGACAGCGTGCAGGATTGCCAGTTTACCCTCCAGATATTTCTTTCCTAGCAAATCAGAACAAACAAAATGAGGAGTTGGGTGCATTCTCCTCTGTAGATGCCCAAAATTCTAATGTCTTGGGAATTAACAATTTTGAAATTCCTGCTGTGGAGTTCAAAAATTTGCAGCTCGATCATCTGTTGTATCCGCCACCACTTGGTGAAATTCCTGCTGTAAGTAGCTTTCTGGCCCAGGGTCATAGAGCTCCCTATGGTAGTACGTATTTGCTTTCAACAATGCATCCCTCAAAGCGTATACGAGGATCAGAATCGATGTTCTCCGGTTCAAATGGTGATCTTCTCCTCAGCTCCTCACAATACCATAATGGCGGTTCTTTGCTTGCTCAACCCTTGGGGTTTTCTTCATATAATCATCATTTAACATATGATGATGACCGATCATTCTCAAGTGTAGTTCATGGCGGCCATGCCTGTTTAAATGGCAACTCCTCTTCTTCAGAGCCCACATGGGCCATGAAGCTGGAGCTCCCTTCACTCCAAAATCAGACAGCAAACTGGGGCTCACCTCCTTCCCCTCTTCCTTCATTAGAGTCGGATGATATTCTGATTCAATCCCCTCCAGCTGGAAACAGTGAATCAGGTAGTCTGTCACCTAGCAACAGTGGCCTACTGGATGCTGTGCTTTATGAATCCCAAACTATGAAAGCTTCAAACGATAACTCACACCAAGGGAAGGAGACATCTGGTGATGCAGTCAATAAAGGATGGGAAAGTTATGGGGATCCAGTCTCTCCTTTACATCATTTCTCTGCATCAGTTTTTGGTGAATACACCCCTGTCAATGGAAGTTCATTACATGAGTTCCCATCAGTGGCCACAATGCCAG GATGCAAGATTAAGAAAGAGATTGGCGATCTAGCCCCCCTGGATGAGAATGATGACTCGTTGAACCAGACAATCTTTTCCAGCCCCAAGACACAGCATGCTAAGAACAGTCTGGCATTGAAAGAAGTAATTAGTTCTGGCTTTTTCGATGATTGTGGCTGGGATTGCAAGCAAATCCGTGCAGTAGCAACATCATCAGGTCAAGCTTGTGGACGCAGTTCTTGGGATGCCATGTCAGCTGTGTAG